In a single window of the Amycolatopsis sp. cg5 genome:
- a CDS encoding MFS transporter has translation MALLRHADFRRLWAGDSISQGGQFIGVTVVPLLAATVLAATPFQMGLLIAAEQAAFLVLGLPAGVWIDRMRRKPVMLAADFARAALFLSVPVAWWLGVLTLTQLIVVALLAGAATLFFDVAYQSYLPTLISRDHLIEGNSKLQASSSVAQVAGPGLGGLLTQLAGAANAVLATGLGFLGSAWCLLRIKAVEPPPAPHEKAKLRVQITEGLRFVFGERILRAITISTATGSFGNGIFFAVLMLFLTRTLALTPAGVGLVLAVGSAGGVLGALTAGFLNRRLGPCRAIWLVTACTWPCGLLNGLATPGWRVAFVVAGYGIFSYGIIVFNVANVSYRQTVCPDRMLGRMTASIRFVVWGVFPLGGLVGGVLGELLGIRGTIIVGTALSAVSVLFLIFSPLRKMRDLPEPVTR, from the coding sequence ATGGCTTTACTTCGGCACGCGGACTTTCGCAGGCTCTGGGCGGGCGACAGCATCAGTCAGGGCGGGCAGTTCATCGGTGTCACGGTGGTCCCGTTGCTCGCGGCGACGGTGCTCGCCGCCACCCCGTTCCAGATGGGCTTGCTGATCGCCGCCGAGCAGGCCGCGTTCCTGGTGCTCGGCCTGCCCGCCGGGGTGTGGATCGACCGGATGCGCCGCAAGCCGGTGATGCTGGCTGCGGACTTCGCCCGCGCCGCGCTGTTCCTCTCGGTACCGGTGGCCTGGTGGCTCGGGGTGCTGACACTCACTCAGCTGATCGTGGTCGCGTTGCTGGCCGGGGCAGCGACCTTGTTCTTCGATGTCGCGTACCAGTCGTACCTGCCGACGTTGATCAGCCGTGACCACTTGATCGAGGGCAATTCCAAGTTGCAGGCGAGCAGCTCGGTGGCACAGGTGGCCGGACCCGGTCTCGGCGGCCTGCTGACCCAGCTGGCGGGCGCGGCCAATGCGGTTTTGGCCACCGGGCTCGGTTTTCTGGGCTCGGCGTGGTGCCTGCTGCGGATCAAGGCCGTCGAACCGCCGCCCGCACCCCACGAGAAGGCCAAGCTGCGCGTCCAGATCACCGAAGGCCTGAGGTTCGTCTTCGGCGAGCGGATCCTGCGCGCGATCACGATCTCGACGGCGACCGGCAGCTTCGGCAACGGGATCTTCTTCGCGGTGCTGATGCTGTTCCTGACCCGCACGCTCGCACTGACCCCCGCCGGGGTCGGCCTCGTGCTGGCCGTCGGCTCGGCGGGCGGCGTGCTCGGCGCGCTCACCGCGGGTTTCCTGAACCGGCGACTGGGCCCGTGCCGCGCGATCTGGCTGGTGACGGCGTGCACGTGGCCGTGCGGCCTGCTCAACGGGCTGGCGACGCCGGGCTGGCGCGTCGCCTTCGTCGTCGCCGGGTACGGGATCTTCTCCTACGGCATCATCGTCTTCAACGTCGCGAACGTCTCGTACCGGCAGACGGTCTGCCCCGACCGGATGCTCGGGCGGATGACCGCGAGCATCCGGTTCGTCGTCTGGGGCGTGTTCCCGCTCGGCGGCCTCGTCGGCGGCGTGCTGGGTGAGCTGCTCGGGATCCGCGGCACCATCATCGTGGGCACCGCGCTCTCAGCCGTGAGCGTGCTCTTCCTGATCTTCTCGCCGCTTCGCAAGATGCGAGACCTGCCAGAGCCGGTTACGCGTTAG
- the dapF gene encoding diaminopimelate epimerase, with protein MGGIAFLKGHGTQNDFVLLPDPDGRLDLTEARVAALCDRQRGLGADGVLRVVRSTAIGESSAGEWFMDYRNADGSIAEMCGNGVRVFARYLVDEGLVTGDFIVGTRAGDRPVQVHPDRSVTVQMGPATIIGASVTMVAGRPFSGVAVNVGNPHLVSVVDDDVDTLDLRDQPDFDKDFFPEGVNLEFINPLADDVLKMRVHERGVGETRACGTGTVAAVAAHLHVAGTDTGAATVEIPGGVVQVTISKGASTLTGPAEIVARGELDEKWWANA; from the coding sequence ATGGGCGGCATCGCATTCCTCAAAGGGCACGGCACACAGAACGACTTCGTGCTGCTGCCCGACCCCGACGGCCGCCTGGACCTGACCGAAGCCAGGGTGGCAGCGCTGTGTGACCGGCAGCGTGGCCTTGGCGCGGACGGTGTCCTGCGCGTGGTGCGGTCGACGGCCATCGGCGAGAGCTCCGCCGGCGAATGGTTCATGGACTACCGCAACGCCGACGGCTCGATCGCCGAGATGTGCGGAAACGGCGTCCGCGTCTTCGCGCGCTACCTGGTCGACGAAGGCCTGGTGACGGGCGACTTCATCGTCGGCACCCGCGCCGGCGACCGGCCGGTGCAGGTGCACCCGGACCGCTCGGTCACCGTCCAGATGGGACCGGCGACGATCATCGGCGCCTCGGTGACCATGGTCGCGGGCAGGCCGTTCTCCGGCGTCGCGGTGAACGTCGGCAACCCGCACCTGGTGTCGGTGGTCGACGACGACGTCGACACACTCGACCTGCGTGACCAGCCGGACTTCGACAAGGACTTCTTCCCCGAGGGCGTCAATCTCGAGTTCATCAACCCGCTGGCCGACGACGTGCTCAAGATGCGCGTGCACGAGCGCGGCGTCGGCGAGACGCGGGCGTGCGGCACCGGCACGGTCGCGGCCGTCGCGGCGCACCTGCACGTCGCGGGCACCGACACCGGCGCGGCGACCGTCGAAATCCCCGGCGGCGTCGTCCAGGTGACGATCTCGAAGGGCGCTTCGACGCTGACCGGCCCCGCCGAGATCGTCGCCCGCGGCGAGCTGGACGAGAAGTGGTGGGCTAACGCGTAA
- the miaA gene encoding tRNA (adenosine(37)-N6)-dimethylallyltransferase MiaA — protein sequence MIRPIAVVGPTATGKSDLAVDLALALGGEVINADAMQLYRDMDIGTAKMTLDERRGVQHHQLDVLDVTETASVAAYQREARACVEKLLDAGRVPVLAGGSGLYVQAVLDDLKFPGTDPAIRSRLEAEAEEAGTPALYARLAKADPVAAEAILPGNIRRIVRALEVIEITGEPFSANLPTPGPPRYDTLMIGVDREVAELDERVDLRVERMFAAGLVDETRALAERGLREGKTASRALGYQQVLAAMDTDGDYEAAAAATALATRRFVRKQRSWFRRDKRIHWFGGADRHLADSVLTLAGK from the coding sequence GTGATCCGGCCGATCGCGGTGGTCGGCCCGACGGCCACCGGCAAGTCCGATCTCGCCGTCGACCTCGCGCTCGCGCTGGGCGGCGAAGTGATCAACGCCGACGCCATGCAGCTCTACCGCGACATGGACATCGGCACCGCCAAGATGACGCTCGACGAGCGCCGCGGCGTCCAGCACCACCAGCTCGACGTGCTCGACGTGACCGAGACCGCGTCCGTCGCCGCGTACCAGCGCGAGGCCCGCGCGTGCGTCGAGAAGCTGCTCGACGCCGGACGCGTCCCCGTGCTCGCGGGCGGTTCCGGGCTCTACGTCCAAGCCGTGCTCGACGACCTCAAGTTCCCCGGCACCGATCCCGCGATCCGCTCGCGCCTCGAAGCCGAGGCCGAAGAAGCAGGCACCCCGGCGCTCTACGCCAGGCTCGCGAAGGCCGACCCGGTCGCGGCCGAGGCGATCCTGCCCGGCAACATCCGCCGGATCGTCCGCGCCCTCGAGGTCATCGAGATCACCGGCGAGCCGTTCTCGGCGAACCTGCCCACACCCGGGCCGCCGCGCTACGACACGCTGATGATCGGCGTGGACCGCGAAGTCGCCGAGCTCGACGAGCGCGTCGACCTGCGTGTCGAGCGGATGTTCGCGGCCGGGCTCGTCGACGAGACCCGCGCGCTCGCCGAGCGCGGCCTGCGCGAGGGCAAGACGGCCTCGCGTGCGCTGGGCTACCAGCAGGTGCTGGCCGCGATGGACACGGACGGTGACTACGAAGCGGCCGCGGCCGCGACCGCGCTCGCCACCCGCAGGTTCGTCCGCAAGCAACGGTCCTGGTTCCGCCGCGACAAGCGGATCCACTGGTTCGGCGGTGCCGATCGTCACCTGGCCGACAGCGTGTTGACATTGGCAGGCAAGTAA
- a CDS encoding class III extradiol dioxygenase subunit B-like domain-containing protein, translated as MITQVVMVPQPPLLVPELAAGAAPETAQLREACLSAVRALGGRWLAVAAGPVEQTVSAAGAGTFRGYGVDVGVTLAAAAASTPAGELPLPALIAGWLRGQAGAESVEVRVVDATATPGHCADLGRSLDSEDAGLLVLGDGSNRHGPRSPGNEDERAPGFDEAIAAALGKADVEALKALDPGLCAELGVTGRVPWQVLAGLADGASWRAELLYTGAPHGVGYHVAVWERG; from the coding sequence GTGATCACGCAAGTGGTAATGGTGCCGCAGCCGCCGTTGCTCGTCCCCGAACTCGCCGCCGGTGCCGCCCCCGAGACCGCTCAACTGCGCGAAGCCTGCCTGTCAGCGGTCCGTGCGCTGGGCGGACGCTGGCTGGCCGTCGCCGCGGGCCCCGTCGAGCAAACCGTGTCAGCGGCCGGAGCTGGCACGTTTCGCGGCTATGGCGTCGACGTCGGCGTCACGCTGGCGGCCGCCGCGGCTTCCACTCCGGCGGGTGAACTTCCGTTGCCCGCCCTCATCGCCGGCTGGTTGCGCGGGCAGGCGGGCGCCGAGTCCGTCGAAGTCCGCGTCGTGGACGCCACCGCCACCCCCGGCCACTGCGCCGACCTCGGTAGGAGCCTCGACAGCGAAGACGCCGGCCTGCTCGTGCTCGGCGACGGCTCGAACCGGCACGGGCCACGGTCACCCGGCAACGAGGACGAGCGCGCGCCCGGCTTCGACGAGGCCATCGCCGCCGCGCTCGGCAAGGCCGACGTCGAAGCCTTGAAGGCCTTGGATCCCGGATTGTGCGCCGAACTCGGCGTGACCGGCCGCGTGCCGTGGCAGGTGCTCGCCGGGCTCGCCGACGGCGCGTCCTGGCGCGCGGAGCTGCTCTACACCGGCGCGCCGCACGGCGTCGGCTACCACGTCGCCGTCTGGGAGCGCGGGTGA